Below is a window of Drosophila miranda strain MSH22 chromosome 3, D.miranda_PacBio2.1, whole genome shotgun sequence DNA.
ttttttttttgtaatttcagAGAAAAGATTTACAAACAGTATTATTTTCCGCAGTTTAACTCAATTTGTTATCCTGTTTAATTAAAGAGGTCATAAGTGGGCTAAggtcgttttttcatcggtatatacttggtatatttctgagggtgtCACTGCCTAGCGCGCATTTTTGTAATTAACCCAAACAAGTTAAAGTTGGTAAAAAGTGTGGAAAAAATGGAAGATTATTTTTCATATTGCACTCAAATGCTCAAGGAACCACTGCAACTTGGGTAAGCATCGAAATTTGATACATTTGCACAATCATGTGCTACCTAGACGCTGCCTCTTACTCTTCTAGAAAACTCGTTGGCTCTGGCTCAAAATTTGAGGTAGAACAGTCGCCATTTGGGGCTGGCGATGATGATTTTAATGTCGACGAAATGGAAGATTGTGATAACGATCCAGATGTTGATGAAGAAGAGCTCGCTTCTCCATGGACCCAATCGTTTGAGGAACTCAAAAAATTGATGGAGCCGATCAATGAGAACATTTTTAAGCGAATCACACGTGAGGGGCACCAGGGCCGAGGTCTGGTGCCAGACAAGGCACGTGTCGCTGTGCGCTATAGTGGTTATTGGGAAGGCGAGAGTTCTCCTTTTGATTCCTCATTGATGCGCCGAACTAAATTATATTTTGAGACCGGTGCCGGTTGGCCTCCAGGCTGCTGTACTTACCATGCGCCCATATGAAAAAGCCGAGTTTATTATATCCTATAAGTTGCTATTTCACGAGATAGGCTGCCCGCCGCGCATTAAACCACGTTCAGATGGACTTTTCAAAATCGAAGTTCTTGACTTCACATTGATCGGGGACTCAGATGCCTTCGCGTCAATGGCCGCTGTGGATCGGGGCAAGTTTGCAATAGTTTACCCCAAGGCATTAGACATGCACATGCATGGCAAGGACTGTGTGAAGCGCTTTCGCTACCGCAACGCCGTCACTGCCTTCGAGCGGGCGGTAACCTCTCTAAACTATTGCCGCCTAGCCAATGATGAGGATGAGCGCAAGCAAATCGCTCTGTTGATCACTCTCAATGTAACTATGCAACTTGTAGCGTCGTGGCTCATCCACacttatgtgttttttttaaaacttccAGCAAAACTTGATGATCTGCTACAATAAATTGCATAATCCCAAACGCGTGTGCATCACGATGAAAGCCTTGCGGCGTCTCACTGAAAATAAGCCTTCCTGTAAGGCCCTCTACCAGGAAGGTTGCGCCCTGTCCGCCTTAGGCGAATATAAGGATGCTCGGTGTATTTTTATGCAGGCTCAAGCCAAGCAGCCCGATAACAATGAGATCAGTGCTAAGATTACTGACCTGGacaagaaaatcaaaaaatacaaagagTCATCTCAGGACATTTGGACTCGTGCGTTGTCAGGCCAGAAGTTTAAAGAAGTAAAGGATGAAACCAAATGTAATCCCAGTGTTGAAGAACTTGTGAAGGAGCTTGAGACTTCCGAAAAATCGTCGGTGGGACTTTTGCGGGGTGCCTATATAAACTCGGACATTGTAatgttatccaaaatggcCAAGGAGCACAAAATGAAACTATCGGTGTCCCCTATTGACGAGAATGACTTGACGTTGTCCAAGCTAAATCTGCACTGATGTGTTTCCCATTGAAGGATTAATCCATTTAAATAAACAACAGACAACCAAATTGAATATTTTACATTAGTTCTAGAAGAACTTAACGTTTATGTTGTACATACTGAAGAGTATGAAAATGAAATGTGTTTTATAAATACGGGTACAAGAATATATTTACGTTCTGTTGGTCAGAAAATGTCATCTGTTTTTggaatatattttgtttttaagcTGAAGCTCTGAGGACTATTTATTActtatttgattgaatttatattcagGTAGTCACATAAATCAACAGTTTGTTGTGTTTGGGCTCACAAAGTGAGAAGGATGTTTTACGTGTAAGAAGTTGGATGACTAACAACGTAGATATATGTAGGAgtaattatttaaaaattggaGGAATGACGATTTAGATCCTCAACCTTAAGATGTGTATCCTTTGGATTTTGCACTACCAAAACGGTTATCTTGCCATCAGGTGTTAGCAGGACCTCGTGGAATCTGGTACGGACTCGCAACATGGTCAGGAGCTGTGTTGGCTCCATTTTTGATAGAAATGCCTGACACTTTTCACGCGAATTCTCATAAAGACAGGCATGTTGAAGTGCGTCTTGGCGTTCCATTGACGTTTTGATCGGCACACCGGAACGATTCATGATTAATATTTCTTCAACCCCTGGCTTTTCCTCTAAAAGTCGGTATACCTCATCAATATAACTCTTGGTACGCTTGGGCTGTGTAATTGGCGATTAGTTAGTTGAATTATAATACTTTGAGGTATACATTTGATAGATAGGTATGTGCAAACCTCAGTTTCGGCTGCCTGCATTGTGTGTAGTGTATCTCAGAGCTCTACGCTTTGAGATCAGCTGGTAGttcaaaaataatgaatttactTGCTTGAATCAACTATCGCTAAGCTTGCTACATCATCTTTATTGGCATAATTTAACACTATAAAAAGTGATTAGGCACACACTGCATCTACTCCATCAGCCCATCGTTTGGCACTGAATTTCGTCAtaaataaaaccattgctaGAATAATCAACAACAGAAAAAAGAACAATTTAAGTCTCATCTTAGCTGCTATCTTTAGTTCCAAATGTTTTCGTACGAAGTCATAAACAGTTTTTGTACTATCAACAattaacacacacattttaaaCCATGAAAATGGAAATATGACTGGATTGAATGGAGTGAAAactcaaatttaatttaaaatttaaaaaaattttggCGGCTAGTTTCAAATTGACCAAAAGGGTATGTTAATGCAAGCAGTTTATTTAAGTGTGAACTGCTTGCTCAACAAAATTCACAAATTTCCGATTTTTGTGGAGAGCCCTGTTTGGTGCTGCGCGTTAAGTCTCGCAGACTCTTTTGATGACATAGGTTCGAGACCGCCCGGAGACAAAGACTCAAAATTCG
It encodes the following:
- the LOC117188262 gene encoding dynein light chain roadblock-type 1-like, encoding MQAAETEPKRTKSYIDEVYRLLEEKPGVEEILIMNRSGVPIKTSMERQDALQHACLYENSREKCQAFLSKMEPTQLLTMLRVRTRFHEVLLTPDGKITVLVVQNPKDTHLKVEDLNRHSSNF